GCGCCTGAGCGCCGCGGTCGAGGAGACCGAGCGCCTCGGCGAGGCGCTGGCGAAGTCGCTCGAGCCCGGCGACCGGCTGCTGCTGCTCGGGCCGCTCGGCGCGGGAAAGACGCGCCTGGTCGCCGGGCTCGCGCGCGGCCTCGGGGTGAAGGCGCGCGTGCGGAGCCCGTCGTTCACGCTGCTCCACGAATACCACGGCCGGGTGCCGCTCTATCACGCCGATCTCTATCGGCTGGAGGAGCGCGACGTGGCGGGACTGGGGCTCGAGGAGGCGCTCGAGCGCGGCGCGCTGGCGGTCGAGTGGGGGGATCGATTGCCCGCCGGCCTCCGCGACGACGCACTGACGCTCGAGTTCGAGTTGATCTCCGAGCGCGAGCGTCGCGTCACCGCGCGCGCCGAGGGTCCGAGAGGCCACGCGCTGCTCGAGGCGTGGAGGAGGCTGCCGTGACGCTCAAGGTGCGCCCCGGACCGGGACTCGCCATCGAGTCCGCGACCGAGCACGTCGAGGTGCTGGTGGTGGACGCGGCCGGCGAGGCCGCGTCGCAGGTGCGCGAGGAGGTCGGACACGGCCAC
This Candidatus Sulfotelmatobacter sp. DNA region includes the following protein-coding sequences:
- the tsaE gene encoding tRNA (adenosine(37)-N6)-threonylcarbamoyltransferase complex ATPase subunit type 1 TsaE, producing MLDSSGDVAVRLSAAVEETERLGEALAKSLEPGDRLLLLGPLGAGKTRLVAGLARGLGVKARVRSPSFTLLHEYHGRVPLYHADLYRLEERDVAGLGLEEALERGALAVEWGDRLPAGLRDDALTLEFELISERERRVTARAEGPRGHALLEAWRRLP